In Dermacentor variabilis isolate Ectoservices chromosome 7, ASM5094787v1, whole genome shotgun sequence, a genomic segment contains:
- the LOC142587747 gene encoding iris-like, whose translation MAVNMLGDSVLNFAVDLYHQLSPKGAHKGNVFFSPFSISAALSMALGGARNRTAKEMSAVLRVDGEQMHNHFSDFLSKLPSYAADVKLHVANRMYCEQTFPVLESYLALLRDSYGATIESVDFRNDYENIRRQVNAWVERATESKIRDLLPGGSVHSFTTLILVNAVYFKGFWESQFNPDATRRSDFHLDSKNKKLVDMMYHEGRYSMASSEELGVTALEIPYRGGKTSMVVLLPNDVEGLSNLEELLTAPKLAKLLNNLGGFVNVELYLPKFKLEQTVGLKETLQEMGINDFFSSEADLSGISEKENLSASDVVHKAFVEVNEEGTEAAAATAVVMVACCMSSMPLQTYKFVVDRPFMFLIRSCDPDLVLFMGSVRDM comes from the coding sequence ATGGCCGTCAACATGCTTGGAGATTCCGTCCTCAATTTCGCCGTGGACTTGTACCACCAGCTGTCGCCAAAGGGCGCCCATAAAGGGAACGTCTTCTTTTCGCCGTTCAGCATCTCGGCTGCTCTTTCAATGGCTCTTGGAGGCGCACGGAACAGAACTGCCAAGGAAATGTCGGCAGTCCTTCGAGTCGACGGCGAACAGATGCACAACCATTTTTCGGACTTCCTCTCGAAACTACCATCCTACGCTGCCGACGTGAAGCTCCATGTCGCTAACCGAATGTACTGCGAACAGACGTTTCCAGTCTTGGAAAGCTACCTGGCTCTTTTGCGCGACAGCTATGGTGCTACTATTGAGTCCGTCGATTTTAGGAATGACTACGAGAACATTCGACGGCAAGTCAACGCCTGGGTTGAACGAGCCACAGAATCCAAGATAAGAGATCTCCTTCCCGGAGGTAGCGTGCACTCTTTTACCACTCTTATCCTGGTAAATGCCGTCTACTTTAAGGGCTTCTGGGAGTCACAGTTCAACCCTGATGCTACTCGTAGATCTGATTTCCACCTGGACTCCAAAAACAAGAAACTGGTTGACATGATGTACCACGAGGGCCGCTATAGCATGGCCAGCAGCGAGGAACTCGGTGTCACGGCCCTGGAGATACCATACCGAGGCGGCAAGACTTCCATGGTCGTGCTCCTACCCAACGacgtcgaaggactgtccaaCCTTGAGGAGCTGTTGACGGCGCCGAAGCTCGCGAAACTGCTGAACAATCTTGGCGGCTTTGTGAACGTTGAGCTCTATCTGCCAAAGTTCAAATTGGAACAGACGGTCGGTCTGAAGGAAACGTTGCAAGAAATGGGCATCAATGATTTCTTTTCGTCGGAAGCCGACCTGTCCGGCATTAGCGAGAAGGAAAATCTGTCAGCTTCCGATGTGGTTCACAAGGCGTTCGTAGAAGTAAATGAAGAGGGCACcgaagccgccgctgccacagcAGTAGTGATGGTAGCCTGCTGCATGTCCTCTATGCCGCTACAGACCTACAAATTTGTTGTGGATCGGCCGTTTATGTTCCTCATTCGTAGCTGCGACCCAGATCTCGTGCTCTTCATGGGCTCCGTTCGCGACATGTAA